The following nucleotide sequence is from Eremothecium cymbalariae DBVPG#7215 chromosome 6, complete sequence.
tattttgcaGTTAAGGTTTTGTAGTATTTAAATTATAAATTTTTCTTCTAACTCAGGGTAATAATGGAGGTCGGTTGTGCTTAATAGTGGGTGAACTAAGCGGATTTCATTAGGATGGAGGATTATGATCATAACCACCTCAGCAGGACAAGTGATCTTGGCTACCAATTTTCTCCAATGGGTTTATGTATAAGGAAGGACTATAATGAATTTCTAACTTGGGCTGTATAGCTATATTTATGTGGAACATATTGGTTTTTGCAAAATGGTGATGGAGAGACCGGGGAGAGGAGAGTTGAGAGAAACTCTGATATGTTTCACTTGAATAAAAGCCGTGAAAATGTCAGAGAGCTTTTTGGCTCAAGCTTTACCAAAGCCGTCGATAATATTTAGCAATTCTTCCTCTAGCTCAGGCATATCACCGTCCTTTTCGCATTTTTTCGGGTTTCCTAAGTCTTCCGCTATAGAAGGCTGATCAAGTGATTTTAGCCAGTTCACCACCTTTGTGACAAATACCTTTGAGTTTGGCACAAAATGGCCTCCGGCGTGTTTCAATAAGGTTTTGGAATTATCTGGGTATGCATCGTATAATGCCATCACCCGTTCTTCTGAAACCACGGTGTCCAACTCGCCCATAATATGCAACGATGGTACGTTTATGGAGTCTTTCTGATACTGTTTATAGTACGGGTCTGGCTCAAGCCTAAACCCACTGAAACTGATAAAGAACTTTAGGTCAGGCTGTTGTTCCTTAGTCAACCCTACTATTTTCCGGAAGTTTGTGCACAAGTACCCCGCAAATGCCGCACCTTGGCTAAATCCAATGATCCCTTCAAACGGACCGTTCTCAACTATATACTCACGTATCTTGCTGTATGTGGTATGTGGAATTTGCAACCTACCGTTGAAATCCCGAATCCACCATCCATGCAATTCTATACCATCTACAGTAGGATCATATGTTGTTTCCTCGTTGACGCCTCCCCGATCAATTTTGATTGGTGCACACGGATAATATAGTTCATATCCTAACTTTATCAACTCTTTACGTAGACCTCCCGTTTTAGAGCTAAATATCGCATCAGATTGAGCATAGCCATGAAGCATCAATACCCTTTTCTCCGTTTCTTCTGTCATGGTGTTTCATCCTGCATGTCTTGCATGCAGTGTATTGTAAAAATCTATGTCTTGATCTCCTCTAATATCCTACCCACGCAGATCCTAAATGCTAACACTGACTTTAGCGTGGAAGCACACCACGCCGCATACACTACACCACATAAGACCCTAAAAACACTGGATTACATGGTTTGGATAAAATATTCGTCACTTTGAAccacatatatatacatattatatatgtggAAAATTAGAATATTTTTTCCAGAAGCACAAACTTATACAGGAAATTTCTGTGACAATTTAACCTGAGGGCCTGAAACATCCTTTATTGTTATGTAAATTTCCCCCCACTCGACGTATGATTCATTCCAACAGTTTGAAACttgcttttgaaaattttaggcatgattttttaattcaCTACTTATTTCGAAGTTCATCACATTTTTGATTCTGACATCCTGGACCTATTGTCTGTATAACAAGTAAACGAACAAATTATAAAAACCgaacaaaaacacaaaGTTGTTCCAGATTAGTGGATTTCCATTTTGTCTTAGTGCAAACAGGACAGGAGTAGATTTTGAGCCACTTCCAACCTTGCTCAGAGACTTTCAGAGGCCTCCTGTTCCGTCCTAGTCAGTGCGCTTCGAGCATTTCATCAGTTTGGAACTTGTTGCATTACGGCAGCAGCGCAGACACTCAACACCCATGCATTTATCTGATGGCAATttgtatcacgtgaccGGGCATGAATAGTTTTCGGTGAGTGAAATGGATCTCAGTTCTTGCTGGAAGGTTGACTAGTGGTTCAGGAAAAAGGTTAAAAGTTGTTAGTAGAACAGTGACAGTTCTGGTAGGAGACTCCGGAGGGTATATTTGTACAGTTAGGTCAGTGGTATATTGTTCGTTTTGGCTAGTAGAAGAACTATGGTGTGCCAGCATATGGAGCAGGTAATCCAGACGGCAAAGGTAGGCGAGGCGGTTGTGAAAGAATGTATTACTGTGCGTTACCTGATCAGAAACTGTGATGCTAAAGACCGATATCTTAAAGCAATGAGATGCTCTGAATGTTTTCAGATCAATTGTGGGAATACGTTTATGTGTCTTCAGTGTGGGTTTGTAGGATGTTGGAACGAAAACCACTTCTTACATCATAGCAAAAAAGTGGGGCACATATTTGGAGTGAATGCTACTAATGGTCTcttattttgttttcgtTGCTGTGATTACATTGGCGATAATGAATTGGTTCGAATGGATATCATGCCTAAGTACTGGGATGAGGTTTTGTTACGAAGTTCGATTCCAAGTGTGGATGGCAAAGACGGGTTGCTTGGCTTGGTGAACATGGGGTCTACTTGTTTTATGAGTAGTGTAATACAGACGCTA
It contains:
- the FSH3 gene encoding putative serine hydrolase (similar to Ashbya gossypii AER356C), with product MTEETEKRVLMLHGYAQSDAIFSSKTGGLRKELIKLGYELYYPCAPIKIDRGGVNEETTYDPTVDGIELHGWWIRDFNGRLQIPHTTYSKIREYIVENGPFEGIIGFSQGAAFAGYLCTNFRKIVGLTKEQQPDLKFFISFSGFRLEPDPYYKQYQKDSINVPSLHIMGELDTVVSEERVMALYDAYPDNSKTLLKHAGGHFVPNSKVFVTKVVNWLKSLDQPSIAEDLGNPKKCEKDGDMPELEEELLNIIDGFGKA